A genomic window from Thermocrinis sp. includes:
- the rdgB gene encoding RdgB/HAM1 family non-canonical purine NTP pyrophosphatase — MKLLLATQNRGKIEEISRMLRHLNIELIKPEEEIEVEESGKSFMENAYLKALAYFKRYGIPTLADDSGLVVPSLEGYPGIYSSRFYSLDWGGKEEVQNSKDQANIKKLLRLLEGSKDRRAYFKAVICLMLSEEFYIFAEGVCHGEIAESPRGSAGFGYDPIFKPLGYEKTIAELPPEEKDDLSHRGKAIRKLSHFIEKCKHSIFYQRAHSN, encoded by the coding sequence ATGAAATTACTCCTTGCAACCCAAAACAGAGGAAAGATAGAAGAAATAAGCAGAATGCTCAGACACTTGAATATAGAGTTAATAAAGCCAGAGGAGGAAATAGAGGTGGAAGAAAGTGGTAAATCCTTTATGGAAAATGCTTATCTGAAGGCTCTTGCTTACTTTAAAAGATATGGCATACCAACACTTGCAGACGATTCTGGACTGGTTGTGCCTTCTTTGGAAGGCTACCCTGGTATATACTCCAGCAGGTTTTATTCCTTAGACTGGGGCGGTAAAGAAGAAGTGCAAAACTCCAAGGACCAGGCAAACATAAAAAAGCTGCTAAGACTTCTGGAAGGTAGCAAAGACAGAAGGGCTTACTTTAAAGCAGTAATCTGTTTAATGTTAAGTGAAGAGTTTTATATCTTCGCGGAGGGGGTTTGCCACGGAGAGATCGCAGAGAGTCCAAGAGGCTCAGCAGGTTTTGGATATGATCCCATATTTAAGCCTCTTGGTTACGAAAAGACCATTGCAGAGCTTCCCCCTGAGGAGAAGGACGACCTATCCCACAGAGGAAAGGCTATAAGAAAACTCTCCCACTTCATAGAAAAATGCAAACATTCTATCTTTTACCAGAGAGCACATTCAAACTAA
- a CDS encoding Do family serine endopeptidase: protein MRRIYMVFISLLILIYLIGIEGCKAQKVQGSQFQTDTKTATYTPGMLVQFEKELTELVEKVSPSVVAIYSTQEVSTFEEGFPFFFPIPQERRSLGSGVIIALKGDKFYILTNNHVVQGAKRIRVKFDPHTEKEGKLVGGDPKTDVAVVEVDARGVENPANRVAKLGDSDKLKVGQLVIAIGNPYGLERTVTMGVISALKRSIGITQYESFIQTDAAINPGNSGGPLINVYGEVIGINTAIVAEGQGLGFAIPINLAKWVADQIIAKGKVTRGWLGVVIQEITPEIAEAIGVKEGILVSQVAPNSPASTAGLKAGDIIVEIDGEKVRDVRDLQFRIMKTPPGTEVKLSVIREGKTQLIKVKVGEMPEEVSFTQPRDQASAIGLALRDLTPQEVRRFDVKGVLVVDVVQGSLAQKSGLRRGDIILMVNNQPVESVSDFEEKIEKAKSEKRDRVLLLVRRGGNNFYVVLYLR from the coding sequence ATGAGGAGGATCTACATGGTTTTTATTTCCTTGCTGATTTTAATATACCTGATTGGCATAGAGGGCTGTAAAGCGCAGAAGGTTCAAGGTTCTCAATTTCAAACTGATACCAAAACCGCTACTTATACGCCGGGCATGCTTGTTCAGTTTGAAAAGGAGCTTACAGAACTTGTGGAAAAGGTTTCCCCCTCTGTGGTGGCTATATACTCCACTCAGGAAGTTTCAACCTTTGAAGAAGGATTTCCTTTTTTCTTTCCCATACCTCAGGAAAGAAGGTCTTTGGGTTCAGGAGTTATCATAGCCCTAAAAGGTGACAAGTTTTACATACTCACCAACAACCATGTGGTTCAAGGTGCAAAGAGGATAAGGGTTAAATTTGATCCTCATACAGAAAAAGAAGGGAAGCTGGTGGGAGGAGATCCAAAAACCGACGTAGCAGTGGTTGAGGTAGACGCAAGGGGTGTAGAAAACCCCGCAAACAGGGTGGCAAAGCTTGGAGATTCGGATAAACTAAAGGTTGGTCAGCTGGTAATAGCCATAGGGAATCCTTACGGTTTGGAAAGAACCGTGACCATGGGAGTAATTTCTGCTTTGAAAAGGTCTATTGGTATAACACAGTATGAAAGTTTTATCCAGACAGATGCAGCTATTAATCCTGGCAATTCAGGCGGTCCTCTTATAAACGTCTACGGAGAGGTCATAGGTATAAATACTGCCATAGTGGCTGAGGGACAAGGTTTGGGTTTTGCCATACCCATAAACTTAGCCAAATGGGTAGCAGATCAGATAATAGCCAAGGGTAAGGTAACTAGAGGTTGGTTGGGCGTGGTCATTCAAGAAATAACTCCAGAGATTGCGGAAGCCATTGGGGTGAAGGAGGGAATTTTAGTATCTCAAGTAGCACCCAATAGCCCAGCCTCTACCGCTGGACTAAAAGCTGGAGACATAATCGTAGAAATAGACGGCGAGAAAGTTAGAGACGTTAGAGACCTTCAGTTTAGAATAATGAAAACCCCACCAGGCACGGAAGTGAAGCTGAGCGTTATCAGAGAAGGTAAAACCCAGCTGATTAAGGTCAAAGTTGGTGAAATGCCAGAGGAAGTTAGCTTTACCCAACCAAGGGATCAGGCAAGCGCCATAGGTCTTGCACTAAGGGACCTAACTCCGCAAGAAGTTAGAAGGTTTGATGTAAAAGGAGTATTGGTGGTGGATGTGGTTCAAGGTAGTTTAGCACAAAAGAGTGGTTTGAGAAGGGGCGATATAATTCTTATGGTGAACAATCAACCTGTGGAAAGCGTATCGGACTTTGAAGAGAAAATAGAAAAAGCTAAATCTGAAAAAAGGGACAGAGTCTTACTACTTGTAAGAAGGGGGGGAAATAACTTTTATGTGGTGCTTTATCTGAGGTGA
- a CDS encoding alpha/beta fold hydrolase translates to MHGWGFSSKVFKGLPGINLELPHHGRSNLTSLKLKALAKEMALKIPKGSILIGWSLGGTLALLIAFFYPSKVSHLVLIGSTACFGCLWEKRELRGFLLRLRKEREDFLKEFRSRAYPKPFYDFLDIDKSAKLLEDYFLTDIRSYIPHIKTPITLLHGMADSVVPFRASLELYNLSKKAKLITFHGGHFPKDESIILEVLKSI, encoded by the coding sequence ATCCACGGCTGGGGCTTTTCCTCTAAGGTTTTCAAAGGCCTTCCTGGCATAAATTTGGAACTTCCCCATCACGGAAGGTCCAATCTAACCAGCTTAAAACTTAAAGCGCTTGCAAAGGAAATGGCTCTGAAGATCCCAAAAGGTTCTATCTTGATCGGTTGGTCTCTGGGAGGAACCTTAGCCCTCTTGATAGCCTTTTTCTATCCCTCAAAAGTAAGTCATCTGGTGCTTATAGGTTCAACTGCCTGCTTTGGTTGTCTCTGGGAGAAGAGAGAACTAAGAGGTTTTCTTTTAAGGTTAAGAAAGGAAAGGGAGGATTTTTTAAAAGAATTCAGGTCAAGGGCTTATCCAAAGCCCTTCTATGATTTCTTGGACATAGACAAATCCGCCAAGCTTCTTGAGGATTACTTCCTTACAGACATAAGAAGCTACATTCCACACATAAAAACCCCCATAACCCTTTTACACGGCATGGCTGATAGCGTAGTTCCCTTTAGGGCCAGTCTGGAACTTTACAACTTGTCAAAAAAGGCTAAATTAATAACGTTCCACGGAGGACACTTCCCAAAGGATGAAAGTATTATCCTTGAAGTTCTCAAGAGCATCTAA
- a CDS encoding DEAD/DEAH box helicase, with protein sequence MQTFYLLPESTFKLNPPSGEAVYRKEGETKISSLNLIPAYQVDERIPYTLLNPLQTLFYHTYNFGNAIVSAPTSAGKSLTTYLFFRKFEGRKVYTAPTKALVYEKAVELRRFYQKVDVRTGDKIVESFKDVSAQVVVCTYESLVQAFRNSTKWTKDIQAVVVDEIHQIKKRWVLEELLVYAINKNIALLGLSATMPGVEELSRWIKASLLIKSQWRPVPLERQYHALSEFVGIKGDKDKALGKLWDALWHLSKPDEKVILFVPQKQIGWNLLELANNEKIGIMNQTLPFEKTEEREPEIAFHNADVPKEEREAIEKEFRDGDLRFLIATQTLAYGVNLPADRVLILVKIFKNKKWMCIPDELDILQMEGRVGRLGLKEKGYSHIIIQGGSREMLEDFIQKAFSKGFTTTIQEEKEKSIDALSFFILLGYLYEGANYKRFLEKFYSFKKVSHHMYQQVERFLKHKLYVEKDSITPKGAFCIKNGVPPTRLEEFIRRQELQLPKEATIRPLLYTKRFDTLYDFVKKGESFKEDDYFVRGKVALCGENCFEDNTHQFIFYTEGLTFKYPNLKNPPGEFSYLGTEALHLLRTLWELRKSGFISMNDLDLLSIAHSVKFGVSVDYASLAGVKGIGHIRANLIKRTLHREGLHPPPILEQTSKLLDMVLPLEKLMLEVLIEDRKLQKNKAKEDLKKLIKILENNRRGRLIDDKILLMFGFLNFGEAVLSMRKEEIISRLIYKLF encoded by the coding sequence ATGCAAACATTCTATCTTTTACCAGAGAGCACATTCAAACTAAATCCGCCCAGCGGTGAGGCGGTTTATAGAAAGGAGGGTGAAACCAAAATTAGTTCCCTTAACTTGATACCAGCTTATCAAGTAGATGAGAGAATACCTTACACTCTACTTAACCCTCTGCAGACGCTTTTCTATCACACCTACAACTTTGGCAATGCGATAGTATCCGCTCCCACTTCTGCTGGAAAGAGCTTGACCACCTATCTATTTTTTAGAAAGTTTGAAGGACGAAAGGTGTATACAGCTCCCACAAAAGCACTGGTTTATGAGAAAGCCGTAGAACTTCGTAGGTTCTACCAAAAGGTAGATGTTAGAACTGGAGATAAAATAGTTGAGAGCTTTAAGGATGTCTCTGCACAAGTGGTGGTATGCACATACGAAAGTTTAGTTCAGGCCTTTAGAAACTCCACAAAATGGACAAAAGATATTCAAGCAGTAGTGGTAGATGAAATCCACCAGATTAAAAAAAGGTGGGTTTTGGAGGAGCTTTTGGTCTATGCCATAAACAAAAACATAGCGCTTTTGGGTCTTTCCGCAACCATGCCTGGGGTTGAAGAGCTGTCTAGATGGATAAAGGCCAGCTTGCTTATAAAAAGCCAATGGCGACCTGTTCCTTTGGAAAGGCAATATCATGCTTTAAGTGAATTCGTAGGTATAAAAGGAGATAAGGATAAAGCTTTAGGGAAGCTATGGGATGCCCTCTGGCATCTTAGCAAACCAGACGAGAAGGTTATTCTCTTCGTGCCCCAAAAGCAGATAGGGTGGAACCTTTTAGAACTTGCAAACAACGAGAAAATTGGCATAATGAACCAAACTTTACCCTTTGAAAAGACAGAAGAGAGGGAACCTGAGATTGCCTTTCATAACGCGGATGTGCCAAAAGAAGAGAGGGAGGCTATTGAAAAAGAGTTTAGAGACGGTGATCTGAGATTTTTAATAGCTACGCAGACCTTAGCTTACGGGGTCAACCTTCCCGCAGACCGAGTGCTAATATTGGTGAAAATTTTCAAAAACAAAAAATGGATGTGCATACCAGATGAGCTTGATATACTCCAGATGGAAGGAAGAGTGGGAAGACTTGGACTGAAAGAAAAAGGTTACTCCCACATCATCATTCAGGGAGGAAGTAGGGAGATGCTGGAAGACTTTATACAAAAGGCATTCTCAAAGGGTTTCACAACGACCATACAAGAGGAGAAAGAGAAAAGTATAGACGCACTGAGTTTCTTTATTTTACTTGGCTATCTATACGAAGGTGCTAACTACAAAAGATTTTTGGAGAAATTTTACTCCTTTAAAAAGGTAAGCCATCATATGTATCAACAGGTAGAAAGATTCTTAAAACATAAGCTTTACGTTGAGAAAGACTCCATCACTCCAAAAGGCGCCTTTTGTATAAAAAACGGTGTGCCACCTACAAGGTTAGAGGAGTTTATCCGTCGGCAAGAACTTCAGCTTCCCAAAGAAGCTACTATCAGACCACTTCTTTACACAAAACGTTTTGATACCCTCTATGACTTCGTTAAAAAGGGAGAAAGCTTCAAAGAAGACGATTATTTTGTTAGAGGCAAAGTGGCGTTATGTGGTGAGAATTGTTTTGAGGATAACACCCATCAGTTTATTTTCTACACAGAAGGGCTAACCTTTAAGTATCCAAACTTAAAAAATCCACCGGGAGAGTTTTCTTACCTTGGAACAGAAGCACTGCATCTTTTAAGAACACTGTGGGAGCTCCGAAAAAGCGGTTTTATTTCAATGAATGATTTGGATCTTCTCTCCATAGCTCACTCGGTAAAGTTTGGAGTAAGTGTAGATTATGCTTCCTTAGCTGGAGTTAAGGGCATAGGCCACATTAGGGCTAATCTCATAAAGAGAACCCTTCACAGGGAGGGACTACATCCACCCCCTATACTGGAGCAAACGTCTAAACTTTTGGACATGGTTTTACCGCTTGAAAAACTTATGTTAGAAGTATTGATAGAAGACAGAAAACTGCAAAAGAACAAAGCAAAAGAAGATCTCAAAAAGCTTATAAAAATCTTAGAGAATAACAGAAGAGGCAGGCTGATAGATGATAAAATCCTTTTAATGTTTGGCTTCTTGAACTTTGGAGAAGCTGTGCTAAGTATGAGAAAAGAGGAGATAATAAGTAGGCTAATTTATAAACTTTTTTAG
- a CDS encoding thioredoxin fold domain-containing protein, with protein MKVALTVLTLWAIFILSCQSKGNNTSSEVKDLIPKSNYAMLVVESENCIYCKQLDKDLKNNPTLKSAVEGIDVLRLLAESNAKVRYRIDGKEGETTEEELARMLNVRAYPHIIFYDSKGEIVLRIPGYAPPKTLACVVEYVKNELYNKEELNQYLKRENCI; from the coding sequence ATGAAAGTTGCACTAACTGTTTTAACATTATGGGCGATCTTTATCCTATCATGCCAAAGCAAGGGCAATAATACCTCTTCAGAAGTTAAAGACCTTATCCCAAAGTCCAACTATGCTATGCTCGTAGTGGAGAGTGAAAACTGTATATACTGCAAGCAGTTGGATAAAGACCTAAAAAACAATCCAACACTTAAAAGTGCAGTGGAAGGAATAGACGTTTTAAGATTGCTGGCGGAGAGCAATGCTAAAGTAAGGTATAGGATAGACGGCAAAGAGGGTGAAACAACAGAAGAGGAATTGGCCAGAATGTTAAACGTAAGGGCTTACCCTCATATAATCTTCTACGATTCTAAAGGAGAAATCGTTCTGAGGATACCAGGGTACGCACCACCAAAGACCCTTGCCTGTGTTGTAGAATACGTGAAAAATGAACTTTACAACAAAGAAGAGTTAAACCAGTATCTGAAGAGAGAAAACTGTATCTGA
- the rpsI gene encoding 30S ribosomal protein S9 — protein sequence MIKQLKDFTISPDNSFYGTGRRKESIARVWLVKNTNKQIVKAKDSQKEFNLKDYVQRETLYYKVLYPLKITGLEGKFGIYATVEGGGISSQAEAIMYGIAKAILKYNPDYRQTLKKVGLLTRDAREKERKKYGLMKARKAYRWSKR from the coding sequence ATGATAAAACAGTTAAAAGACTTTACAATAAGTCCTGACAACTCTTTTTACGGTACAGGAAGAAGGAAAGAAAGCATTGCAAGGGTTTGGCTTGTGAAAAACACTAACAAACAAATAGTAAAGGCAAAGGATAGCCAGAAGGAATTCAATTTAAAAGATTACGTCCAAAGGGAGACCTTATACTACAAAGTGCTATACCCCCTAAAGATCACAGGTCTTGAAGGAAAGTTTGGTATATATGCTACGGTGGAAGGTGGTGGTATCTCTTCTCAGGCTGAAGCTATAATGTATGGAATCGCTAAAGCCATTTTGAAATACAATCCAGATTATAGGCAGACGCTCAAAAAAGTTGGACTCTTGACAAGAGACGCAAGAGAGAAAGAGCGCAAAAAGTATGGCTTGATGAAGGCAAGAAAAGCCTACAGATGGAGCAAGAGATAA
- a CDS encoding methyltransferase domain-containing protein, producing the protein MKFSRASNTYEDWAIPQRISAEILKQLDTIEGSVLDVGCGTGFSSVGLKKVVGIDLSLNMLRVYKSRGFVGICADANFIPFKYKSFDTVISNFAIHWTDINVVFKEIFRVCRKRFLCAMPVKGSLKELNFPFYPAEEVLETIQRLGGKLRRVERRNIEIPFEGWDLVRFFHYTGTSYNPSNGDLLKSKKSIERILSSIDKPSFLVLFFSCEVCK; encoded by the coding sequence TTGAAGTTCTCAAGAGCATCTAATACATACGAAGATTGGGCTATACCCCAAAGAATAAGCGCAGAGATTCTGAAACAGCTGGACACCATTGAAGGCTCCGTGTTGGATGTGGGTTGTGGCACTGGCTTTAGTAGTGTAGGGTTAAAAAAGGTGGTGGGCATTGACCTATCGTTGAATATGCTGAGGGTGTATAAAAGTAGAGGATTTGTGGGGATATGCGCCGATGCCAATTTTATTCCCTTTAAGTATAAAAGCTTTGACACAGTGATTAGCAATTTTGCTATACATTGGACAGATATAAACGTGGTTTTTAAGGAGATATTCAGGGTTTGCAGAAAAAGGTTTTTGTGTGCAATGCCCGTTAAAGGTAGCTTAAAGGAACTAAACTTTCCATTCTATCCAGCAGAAGAGGTGCTTGAAACTATTCAAAGGCTAGGAGGAAAGCTAAGAAGGGTTGAAAGAAGGAATATAGAAATACCCTTTGAAGGATGGGATCTTGTTAGATTTTTCCATTACACTGGGACCTCTTACAATCCGTCTAACGGTGACCTTCTTAAGTCAAAAAAATCCATTGAAAGAATCCTTTCTTCCATTGACAAACCAAGCTTTTTGGTGTTATTCTTTTCTTGCGAGGTCTGTAAATGA
- the rplM gene encoding 50S ribosomal protein L13: MKTYRVRPEDVVRNWWVIDAEGKVLGRLASQIAKILIGKHKPYYQPDVDCGDFVVVVNAEKVRVTGNKLEKKVYNFHTNYPGGHKARTLGWMLENKPEEVVRLAVKRMLPKNKLGHRMLKRLKIVVGQEHPYIAQKPQKLEVEG; this comes from the coding sequence ATGAAGACATACAGAGTAAGACCCGAAGATGTGGTGCGTAACTGGTGGGTTATAGATGCGGAAGGAAAGGTTTTGGGTAGGCTTGCAAGTCAGATTGCAAAAATACTTATCGGAAAACACAAACCCTACTATCAGCCAGATGTAGATTGTGGAGATTTTGTGGTAGTTGTGAATGCGGAAAAGGTTAGGGTGACTGGCAATAAGCTGGAAAAGAAGGTGTATAACTTTCATACCAACTACCCCGGAGGACATAAAGCGAGGACCTTAGGGTGGATGTTGGAGAACAAACCGGAAGAAGTTGTTAGACTGGCGGTCAAAAGAATGCTACCTAAAAATAAGCTAGGACACAGAATGCTAAAGAGATTAAAGATAGTCGTAGGTCAAGAACATCCATACATAGCTCAAAAACCCCAAAAACTGGAGGTTGAAGGATGA